GGCTTTCTGTTAATCCCATTTTATCTCTTTCTTCTTTCGGAACTGCTGCGTGAGTCATTGATGCAGGATGCGAAATTAAACTTTCAACTCCACCTAAACTTTCTGCGAGTGTAAAAATCTTAACATTGTTTAAAACTTTTTTTGCAGTTTTTATATCGCCAAAATCTGCAGAAACCATTCCGCCAAATCCCCTCATCTGCTTCTTGGCTAATTCATGCTGTGGGTGATTTTTTAATCCTGGATAAATTACTTTTTTAGCGTAACCGGATTTGCTTAAGAATTTTGCGAAAGCATTTGCATTAATTTCGTGTTGTTTCATTCTAACTGCCAATGTCTTTGTTGATCGAAGCACAAGCCAGCAATCAAATGGAGATGGAACTCCGCCAGCAGCATTTTGTATGTAACGAATTCTTTCGTGAATCTTGTCATCATTTGTAACTAGTATTCCTCCAATTATATCGCTGTGCCCATTTAAATATTTTGTGGTGCTGTGAAGTACGATATCAATACCAAATGTTAAAGGATTTTGAAAATACGGACTCATAAAAGTGTTATCACAAACGGTAATTAATTTATTTTTCCTTGCAATTTTTGCAACACCTTTTAAATCTGTTAAGTTCAACATTGGATTAGTTGGAGTTTCAACATAAATCATTTTTGTATTGGGACGAATAGCCGTCTCGATATTTTTCGAATCAGAAGTATCAACCCAGGAAAAATCAATTCCGTAGTTTTTCATATTTAATTCATAAAGTCTGTAAGTACCGCCGTAAACATTGTTTGATATAACTATATGATCCCCCGCTTTAACTAAACTCATGATAGCGTGAGTGGCGGCTAAACCTGATGCAAAGGCAATTCCATACTTCCCTTTTTCGAGTGTTGCAATATTTTTTTCAAGAGCTTGTCTTGTTAAGTTATGAGTTCTTGCATATTCATAGCCTGTACTTTTACCAAGCTCATGCTGTGCATAAGTTGATGTTTGATAAATCGGAGTTATAACAGCACCAGTTGTTGGATCAGGAATTTGTCCTGAGTGAATTGCATCTGTTGAAAAGCCCATGGTTTTTTACCTTAATTTAATTTGATCATCAGTATTCATTTAGTTTATACTGAAAAATATTTTTTAAAATGTCACACTGAGCCTGTCGAAGTGTGACTGTTATTATTTCTTTCTTGTTTTAGATAGTTTTACCAATGCTTCAAAGTTTTGCTAAACTAGTGCTTCTTTTTTATCTCTGCGCCATCCTTTAATCTGTTTCTCAGAGCGAATAGCATCACTAACATTATTAAATCTATTCGAATAAACTAATTCTAAAGGTAATCTTTTAGAGGTATATCCTTTAATCAAACCAGAATTATGTTCCGCTATTCGTTTTTCTAAATTTGAAGTTACACCAGTATAATAACTACCATCTGAACATCTAACGATATAAACAAAATAATCTTTCATTAGTTTATTGGTCATCCTTCGACTAGCTCAGGATGACATCAGAAATCTATCATATTGTTGCAGAGAACAAATGTCGAATTGTTCCTGCAACATAATTATTGTTGTAAATTTATCAAATCGTATCTTGTAATGATATCGGTTATTAAACCAAAATCACTTACAAGAATCGCAGAATTATTTCTTAAATATTTTTTTACTTCTTCTAGTTCTGTTTTTGCTTCAAGAATTGGAAGTGATTCTTCCATTACTTCTTTGATTGTTGCATTATAAACTAATGGATTATCAACTAACTTTGTCAATAAAACATTTTCTCTGATGCACCCGATGGATTGCCTTCCCTCCATTACAGGAATTTGTGAATAACCAGTTTTACTTATCAAGTTTAATACATCCTTTACAAAATCAGTATCTTTAATCGATACAATTTCTTCTACACCTTTTTGCTTTTTAATATCTGATAAATCACGCAAGGTTCTAACTTCAGGCTCAAGCATTCTGTTTTGCTTCAACCATTCCGCGTTGTGGACTTTAGATAAATACCTTTCACCTGTATCACAAACAATAAAAACTATCACATCATTTTCATTACATTCTTTTGCAACTTCTAATGCAACGTGAACAATTGTACCTGTACTTCCGCCGCAAAAAATTCCTTCTTCTTTTGTTAATCTGCGTGCTGCTGAAAACGATTCTTTATCACTTATGTTTATAATTTTATCAATGTACTGAAAGTGAACATTTGCAGGCAAACAATCCTGTCCAATTCCTTCAACAAGATAAGGCGTTCCTTTAATTAACTCACCTTTTTCTTTATAATGTTTAAAGATCGAACCGAGTGGATCTGCAGCAATAACTTTTATATTTGGACTTTTTTCTTTCAAATATCTGCCCGTCCCGCTTATCGTTCCGCCTGTACCGATGCTGGAAATAAAATGTGTAATCTTTCCATCTGTCTGATCCCATATTTCCGGTCCGGTTGTATGATAATGTATTTCCGGATTTGATGGATTAGAATATTGATAAGCAAAAAATGAATTTGGAATTTCTTTGTTTAAACGCTTTGCAACATTCACATAATATTCCGGATGATCAGGATCAACTGAATTGGAGACAACTATAACCTCTGAACCTAGTGCTTTTAAATAATTAATTTTTTCATCGCTTACTTTATCCGTTACAACAAAAATTGATTTATAACCTTTAACAGCTGCGGAAAGTGCAAGTCCAATTCCTGTGTTTCCGCTCGTTGCTTCGATTATAGTTCCCCCAGGTTTTAACTCGCCACATTTTTCTGCATCCAAAACCATTGCATAGCCAATACGGTCCTTAACACTGCCGCCTGGATTTGCAGATTCTAACTTTGCAAATATCTGTGGTTTTAATCCTTTATTAATTCTGTTAAGCTTAATTAAAGGAGTATTACCTATCTGGTCGAGAATGTTGTTTTTATATTTCAATTATTCGCTCTTAGTTTGGATTAGATGGTACTATTTTAAAGAAATGATTTGAATGATGAAAGAGGATTATTGTAACTAGTGATATGTATGACACTAAAGAGTTTAATATTAGTTGGACTAATAACACTTATTATTATCTTTTAAAATTTCGATGATTTATGGAAAAAAGGGAAGTTTTGAAAGGTGAAAAAGAAAAGGGAATTAAAAAGAAGGGGGGGGGTTTGATCCAAAGGCCTGTTGGCAAAAATTGGTGAAAATTTGGGTTCCTTATCGAGAAGAGTTTAAGAAGCAATTAGTGGAGAAGGAAAATCAGGAACCTTGGCGAAATAATTATTAATATTCAAAAGCACTTAATAACCGAATGAGTTTATGAGATTAAAGTGATTCTAGAAAACTATAACTAAAACTTGAAACCTCTCAAAAATTCTTCAATGTTCATTCGCTTCTTCCCCTCCTGCTGGATTTCCAAAATTCGTAAAGCATCTTTTCCACAGCCAATTATCAATTCCGTTTTTGTTTGATGAAACTCAAATGGCTTTAGTTTTAAATCATGAACGATTTCTGTTTTATAAATCTTAATTACTTTGTTGTTGTAATTAAAAAATGCCACAGGATGCGGAGACAAGCCTCTGACAAGATTGTGTATTTCTTCGGCGGTTTTAGTCCAATCAATTGAACAAATTTCTTTTGTAATTTTTGGGGAAGGTGAAGCAAGTGAATCATCCTGCTGATACAATTCAACATTGCCGCTTTCAATCAGATTTACTGTTTTAAATACTAGTTCAGCTCCAAGTAAACTCATTCTATCGTGCAGAGTTTCAAAATTATCATCTGGATTTATCTTTACTTTTTCCTGTAAATATATATTTCCAGTATCAACTTTTTCTGCAAGTCTAAATGTGGTTAAACCTGTTTCTTCATCTCCATTTATTAATGCCCATTGGATTGGTGCAGCGCCACGGTATTTGGGCAAATAAGAACCATGCAGATTAAATGAACCATATTTCGGAACTTCAAAAACTTCTTTTGGCAGAATTCTGAAAGCAACAACTACAAATAAATCTGGATTTAAGATTCTCATTTGTTCTACAAACTCTAGATTACCTTTTAATTTATCCGGTTGATAAACAGAAATTTTATTATCAATCGCAAATTGTTTAACAGCTGTAAAAGTAATTTTTTGTCCCCTTCCACGTTCTTTATCAGGAGTGGTTACAACCGCTAAAATTTCATGGTTATTTTCAAGCAGGACTTTTAAGGAAGGAATTGAAAAATCCGGAGTACCCATAAAAACTATTTTCATCACTCACCTTTACATTTACATTATGCGGTATTCTTCTGATTGGCTAATTGGATAATCAACTTCAATTTTTCTTTTTTTGATTTTGTTTAATGGTTTCTTGAGTCGTTTTTTTGTTTCTTCATCAACAAGATCTGTAAATAAAATGCCAAGTAAATGGTCATATTCGTGCTGCATTACTCGTGCGAGTAAATCATCTGCTTCAATGGTGTGGGTGTTTAAGTCTTTATCCTGAAATTCAATTGTTATTCTTTGTGGACGAATAACATCTTCACGCTGATCCGGAATACTTAAACAGCCTTCCTCATAGCTTACTGTTTCTTTAGATTTTTCAATAATCTTTGGATTAATTAATGCAAGCGGCTTAACATCTTCATAATCTTCGACTTTAGAAATATCTATAACAAAAATCCGTCTATTGGCCCCAACTTGATTTGCTGCAAGACCAATTCCATTTGCATTATGCATGGTTTCAAACATATCATCAATTAGCTTGATGATTTTATCATCGACTTTTAAAACTTTGGCGGCTTTTTTTCTAAGTATTTTATCACCACAAACCGTTATTGGCAATATTGACATCTATCCGTATTCCTTAAAATTTTTTTAGTTGTTGTAAAGATAAATAAAGCAATTTTTATTGGAAATAGAGTTCTTAAATGCTAAATGTTCAATCTTCAAAGAAAAAAGATATTGAAAAAAAAATTCATTGAGCCTTTAACTTTGAACATTTATCATTTTACTAAAAGTTTTCCATCTTTCATTATCATATTTGAATCCATCCAGACTGTTGGCCTTTTAATAACGCCATCTAAGTGAATTGGAACATTAACACTTCCACCCATAGAAACATTATTTCCAAGAGCAATGTGAATGGTTCCCATAACTTTTTCATCTTCAAGTAAAATTCCGCTAAGTTTTGCAGAATCATTTGTACCGATTCCAAATTCCGCAATGTTACGAGCATCTTTACCAACTTTATCAAGCATTGTTTTTAGCTTACTTGCAAGAATTCCACCGGATATTTTTGTTGCAAAACCTTTTTCAACTTCAATTTTTATGTTGGCGTTTTTGATTAAACCCAAACCAGCCATAGAACCGTCAACTACAAAGACTCCGTTTGAGGTTCCTTCAACAGGGGCTAAAAATGCTTCTCCTGTCGGTAAATTTCCGCTTTCACCTTTTGCATGGAATAACCCTTTACTTGCATAGGCTTTTCTTCCTGCTATCTTAAAAGTAATATCCGTTCCTGCAGGAGCTGTTATACGAATTTCCTTACCAGTTTCTAAAAGATTTGCAAGTTTAACCGTTCTTTTTGAAATAGCCTTGTAGTCGGCGTTCATTCCACGAATCATAACATCTTTTGTGATTCCCGGAAAAGTTGCAATGCGCACGCCCTTAGCTGAAGCACTTCTTCTGGCATTTGTATGAGTTAATGATTTTGCTGTGGGACAAAAAACTACATCAAACTTTTGCATTAAATCAGCTACAACATCAGATGGTTCTTCACCATTTATTTTTCCTGATTTCATTTCAACTAGCAGTGATTCATATCCTAATCTAATAGCATTTTCGTGCAGCGCTAAACCTATTTCCCTCTTTAGCTCATCAGTAATTACAAGAATTTTCTCGCCTTTTTTTGCACCCATACAATCGCGTACAGCAATTGCAGAAGCTGAATCAAGTTTTGTAAGTTTTTTCACTTTCTCTCCTCTTATTAAAGTGGAAATCCTAAATTCAATTGAAGTACTGCGCTAAATCCACCAGTATTGATAAACTTTTCTGAATTTAGATTTTTATTAGGATTGTTAATCAAAATACTGCCGTCTTCATTTTTCATTTTATCAATTGTGATTACCGAATAGCTTGCTACACCTTCCAAGCTTATATAATCTTTTAATATCTCAAAAATAAAACCTGAACCAACGGAGTAACCAAATTCTGTTTTTTCATTATCAAATTTTTTAACTGAAGTACCTTCTTGAGAGTTAATAGTTTCAGTAAATCTTGCACTATTAATAAGTAAACTTCCATCTATAATTTTCCAATTAAGAAAATCCGTAATCGGAATACCTAGATCAACACCTATCCCCCAGCTTTTAAGCTTCAAATCAAAATTGGTATTCTTAGCAAAACCAGTTTGATAATCAATTGCTGCGTGGCCTTCTTGTAATTGTTGATAGTAACCTTTAGCAGTAATAAGTAATCCAGTAAACTTTGCTCGAAAAACATTCACTCCGACTCTATATCCACTAGCTTTGCCAAAATCACTCATTTTATTTTCAAGATATTCGGAATTATTTAAATTAAAATTAGCCACATAACTATTAAGACCATCGGGCTTATATTGTTGATAACTGTAGCCTCCAAATCCACCAATAAATCCTAAACATCCAAACCCAAAAGCTTGTGGTAAAATTTGATAAGTGAATATCAAAAACAAAAATAATATTTTATAAGATAGTCTATTCAATTATTATCTTATTGAAAAATTGGTATCGCTATATTCAATTGCGCAAATGCAAAAAATCCACCGCCATCAATAAAATTTTCCATTTTCTCACCGCTGTTTTCATTTGACGCAAGGAATTGTGCCGATGATTCAAATTGCATTTCATTTATTTGAAAGTACGAGTATCCGGCATTTACTTCAAGAGAAATATATGGTGGGAATGGATAATAAACTAAACCTGTACTTATTTGTCCACCAATAGTTGTATCGGGATTCCTTAAGATTTCTTCAGTAGTTGGATTGGTACCTTCAGTATATTTATTAATTAGTTTGGCTTTGTTCCAGTTCACTTTTACATCAGCAATTTTGAAATCGAAGCTGTTGCTAAGTACATACGAAAATGAGAGCCCTATTCCATATGATATCAATGTTAAATCGAATTCTCTTTTTGCATGGATATTATTTGTTAAAGTGGCTGTAGCTTCGTGTAATTCTTTAGTTTGCTGATAAAAAATATTTAATCCATATAACATATTATCATCTTCCACCTGGATAATATTCGCACCGGCTTTCCAGCCATATGAGAATCCAAAATCGTCCATCTTTTTAGTAAGTGCAGGTCGATTATCGTTATAGACTTTTATATAATCATTAAAACCAGTAGCGGAAAATTGCTGTGCACCATATCCACCGCTGACACCCGATTGCAAAAGATATCCAGCCATATAATCCAAACCGCAACAAGCTGAACCTTGTGCATAGGATGAAGAGCCAAAGAAAATAAATAATACAAAAAGAACTGTAGAAACAATTTTCATATTCTCTCCGAATTGATAAGTTGATTTCATCCCTGCCGAAATTAATTAAAAAATTATTTTGTCATACCTTTTTCAAGTCCGTGCGCGTTTGGTCCTGTTTCAGATTTTCTTAACAAGAATGCGAAAAGCAATCCTAAAAATCCGAGTGTGGAAAATATCCACATTCCAGGTGTATAACCTCCTGGATTTGTTGCACTTGCACCCGAATAATCATTTGTAAAACCAATTAATAAATTAAATCCAAATAAACCGATGTTCTGAATCATTGTCATCAATCCGTAAGCAGTACCAAGTTTTGAGGAATCAACAATTATGGCTACAGAAGGCCACATGACGGCAGGAACTAGTGAGAAAGCAATTCCCATCATTGCCATAGGTAAGATTAAATAAATTGGTATCGCTGCATCAATATCAAAAAACTTTATTGTAAGATGAATAAAATCACTTTCATTCATTACAGTCGGCTTTCCAAATTGATAAGCCATCATAAGATAAACTGGAATTATTAAAAGTGATCCGAACATCATCAGCAAAGATCGTTTACCTATTTTATCTGCAAGTAATCCAAACAATGG
The window above is part of the Ignavibacteriales bacterium genome. Proteins encoded here:
- a CDS encoding PLP-dependent transferase, with amino-acid sequence MGFSTDAIHSGQIPDPTTGAVITPIYQTSTYAQHELGKSTGYEYARTHNLTRQALEKNIATLEKGKYGIAFASGLAATHAIMSLVKAGDHIVISNNVYGGTYRLYELNMKNYGIDFSWVDTSDSKNIETAIRPNTKMIYVETPTNPMLNLTDLKGVAKIARKNKLITVCDNTFMSPYFQNPLTFGIDIVLHSTTKYLNGHSDIIGGILVTNDDKIHERIRYIQNAAGGVPSPFDCWLVLRSTKTLAVRMKQHEINANAFAKFLSKSGYAKKVIYPGLKNHPQHELAKKQMRGFGGMVSADFGDIKTAKKVLNNVKIFTLAESLGGVESLISHPASMTHAAVPKEERDKMGLTESLVRFSVGIEDLEDLIADVEQALK
- a CDS encoding GIY-YIG nuclease family protein; translated protein: MKDYFVYIVRCSDGSYYTGVTSNLEKRIAEHNSGLIKGYTSKRLPLELVYSNRFNNVSDAIRSEKQIKGWRRDKKEALV
- a CDS encoding pyridoxal-phosphate dependent enzyme; its protein translation is MKYKNNILDQIGNTPLIKLNRINKGLKPQIFAKLESANPGGSVKDRIGYAMVLDAEKCGELKPGGTIIEATSGNTGIGLALSAAVKGYKSIFVVTDKVSDEKINYLKALGSEVIVVSNSVDPDHPEYYVNVAKRLNKEIPNSFFAYQYSNPSNPEIHYHTTGPEIWDQTDGKITHFISSIGTGGTISGTGRYLKEKSPNIKVIAADPLGSIFKHYKEKGELIKGTPYLVEGIGQDCLPANVHFQYIDKIINISDKESFSAARRLTKEEGIFCGGSTGTIVHVALEVAKECNENDVIVFIVCDTGERYLSKVHNAEWLKQNRMLEPEVRTLRDLSDIKKQKGVEEIVSIKDTDFVKDVLNLISKTGYSQIPVMEGRQSIGCIRENVLLTKLVDNPLVYNATIKEVMEESLPILEAKTELEEVKKYLRNNSAILVSDFGLITDIITRYDLINLQQ
- a CDS encoding methionyl-tRNA formyltransferase, translating into MKIVFMGTPDFSIPSLKVLLENNHEILAVVTTPDKERGRGQKITFTAVKQFAIDNKISVYQPDKLKGNLEFVEQMRILNPDLFVVVAFRILPKEVFEVPKYGSFNLHGSYLPKYRGAAPIQWALINGDEETGLTTFRLAEKVDTGNIYLQEKVKINPDDNFETLHDRMSLLGAELVFKTVNLIESGNVELYQQDDSLASPSPKITKEICSIDWTKTAEEIHNLVRGLSPHPVAFFNYNNKVIKIYKTEIVHDLKLKPFEFHQTKTELIIGCGKDALRILEIQQEGKKRMNIEEFLRGFKF
- the def gene encoding peptide deformylase; translation: MSILPITVCGDKILRKKAAKVLKVDDKIIKLIDDMFETMHNANGIGLAANQVGANRRIFVIDISKVEDYEDVKPLALINPKIIEKSKETVSYEEGCLSIPDQREDVIRPQRITIEFQDKDLNTHTIEADDLLARVMQHEYDHLLGILFTDLVDEETKKRLKKPLNKIKKRKIEVDYPISQSEEYRIM
- a CDS encoding aminopeptidase, producing the protein MGAKKGEKILVITDELKREIGLALHENAIRLGYESLLVEMKSGKINGEEPSDVVADLMQKFDVVFCPTAKSLTHTNARRSASAKGVRIATFPGITKDVMIRGMNADYKAISKRTVKLANLLETGKEIRITAPAGTDITFKIAGRKAYASKGLFHAKGESGNLPTGEAFLAPVEGTSNGVFVVDGSMAGLGLIKNANIKIEVEKGFATKISGGILASKLKTMLDKVGKDARNIAEFGIGTNDSAKLSGILLEDEKVMGTIHIALGNNVSMGGSVNVPIHLDGVIKRPTVWMDSNMIMKDGKLLVK